ACGCCGATTACTGCGTGGTATCCCGGTGGCAGCCATGACGGTGCAGGAGCAGCCCAGTTGGCCAGGTATGGGCCGCCGATGAAGTCTGTCGAGTCATCGGCGAACTCGCGCGCGACGACGCGGAACCATTCTTCGCCGATCTCTTCGTCATCGTCGATGAAGCCGATGATGTCTCCAGAGCCAGCGCGAATTCCTCCGTTGCGCGCTTGCGAGACTCCCGGGTTGGCTTCTTTGATGTATGTGAGGCGGCGGTCTGGCGGTTGCGGAATGGCGCGTACGACCTGCTCGGTGTCGTCTTTGCTGTTGTTGTCGACGATGATGATGGTTACGTCCAAGCCCTGCGGGATAGGAGCTTTCAGCAAGCTGTAGATGGTGCGGCGCAGCAACTGGCTGCGGTTATAGGTTGGCACCACGACGTCGAGTTTCACAGCAATCTCTACCCTTCTGTTTCAATCTGATTGTTAACGTATCCCACAGACCCGGAGTCGGAGACGACTTTGCCAGGGTTGCCTAGAACGACGGTGTTGGGAGGCACGTCGAAGTTCACATAAGCGCCGGGAGCGATGAGCGCATCGTGGCCGACGGTGATTTTGCCTACGATGATCGCGTTCGCGCCGATCCAGACGCGGTCTTCGATGGTGGGCGCTCCCTGATTCTCGCCCCTTCGAGTGGCTCCGATGGTGATGCCTTGCGCGATGTTTACGTTTTTGCCGAGGACCGCGTAGGGGCTGATGACGACGCCTCCGAAGTGGCCGATGTAGAGGCCTGGGCCGATATGGGCGGTGGGAGAGATGTCGAATCCGTACTTGAAGCGATAGTGCTGATACCTGGCACGGTTGTAGAGATAGGCGAAGAGGCCGAATGACTTCTTGTACCTGCTATAGAAGGCGACCTTGCGCATGTAATAGGTGAAG
The Edaphobacter acidisoli genome window above contains:
- a CDS encoding serine O-acetyltransferase, with amino-acid sequence MASSLWKTINADLYRYHGQTGMRAFISTYLEVPGFRFTYYMRKVAFYSRYKKSFGLFAYLYNRARYQHYRFKYGFDISPTAHIGPGLYIGHFGGVVISPYAVLGKNVNIAQGITIGATRRGENQGAPTIEDRVWIGANAIIVGKITVGHDALIAPGAYVNFDVPPNTVVLGNPGKVVSDSGSVGYVNNQIETEG